One part of the Dermacentor silvarum isolate Dsil-2018 chromosome 6, BIME_Dsil_1.4, whole genome shotgun sequence genome encodes these proteins:
- the LOC119456618 gene encoding solute carrier family 22 member 7-like: protein MDHWCRRPDSMKNLSVDEWKQLAIPMDEQGEHSHCTMRDPPDGGDAARVVPCASWEFDLDQYGNNIVSHWNLVCDRRWLIDIARLVYAAASMVPLPAVGALADSVGRKTVLFLAVPVVLISGVASAVPNDFQFFVAVRAVVSASTSALMPPIQALIYELSPIEKYPAYIIMTSLTAFVLSPITLFTTQLVKAGWATLQLILMVPTCLLLLLYYIIDESPSWLLETGNVKEAERIALRAASMNKVSPEDCRDLMAGQVAEIKARSQVAGHSSGICSPRFRICTITLCYMWTAISYAFDTFVINDGVPVGETATAVSFIVSFIASVISARSVLCFGFRNSVVASGLIFAVTLSVLATDLREQTALRDLLVIVMRATGTVCFSFYLMISIVPYPVMTHCLSFSVGLAFSRLGDTLAQMSPALLGGHRPTLQLAIAAAFMSLFVVGAELVPCHIDTGLQYQVAPSKSSDRVTSEDRKRAMQETLVRLPKEPVKRRSTTTTKDKATSSDCTIQTSREKTY from the coding sequence ATGGATCACTGGTGCAGGCGGCCCGATTCCATGAAGAACCTTAGCGTGGACGAGTGGAAACAGCTGGCCATACCGATGGACGAGCAAGGAGAGCACAGCCACTGTACGATGCGCGACCCGCCGGACGGTGGCGATGCGGCTCGCGTCGTGCCTTGCGCATCGTGGGAGTTCGACCTCGACCAGTACGGGAACAACATCGTCAGCCACTGGAACCTGGTGTGCGACAGGCGCTGGCTCATCGACATCGCGAGGCTCGTGTACGCGGCCGCCAGCATGGTCCCGCTTCCCGCAGTTGGAGCGCTCGCGGACAGCGTCGGTCGCAAGACGGTACTCTTTTTAGCCGTACCCGTGGTCCTCATATCGGGCGTCGCCAGTGCCGTGCCGAATGACTTCCAGTTCTTCGTGGCTGTGCGCGCCGTCGTTTCAGCCTCCACGAGTGCCCTGATGCCACCTATTCAAGCGCTGATCTATGAATTGTCACCGATTGAAAAATACCCTGCATACATAATAATGACCTCGCTAACTGCATTTGTGCTATCTCCGATCACACTGTTTACCACTCAACTTGTGAAGGCAGGATGGGCGACACTGCAGCTGATACTGATGGTTCCAACATGCCTTCTCCTGCTACTTTATTACATCATCGATGAGTCACCCAGCTGGCTTTTGGAGACCGGCAACGTCAAGGAAGCCGAGCGCATTGCTTTGCGTGCGGCAAGTATGAACAAGGTCTCCCCAGAGGACTGCCGAGATCTCATGGCAGGCCAGGTAGCGGAGATTAAGGCCCGTAGTCAGGTTGCTGGACACAGCAGTGGTATCTGCAGCCCACGGTTTAGGATTTGCACCATTACCCTCTGTTATATGTGGACTGCGATAAGCTACGCTTTCGACACCTTCGTCATAAACGACGGTGTTCCCGTCGGGGAAACCGCGACCGCCGTGAGCTTCATCGTGTCCTTCATCGCGAGCGTGATATCGGCGCGGTCCGTTTTATGCTTCGGCTTCAGGAACTCCGTGGTCGCCTCTGGGCTCATCTTTGCCGTAACATTGAGTGTCCTGGCCACCGACCTACGGGAGCAGACTGCGCTGCGGGATTTGCTCGTAATTGTGATGCGCGCAACTGGAACCGTCTGCTTTTCGTTCTATCTCATGATATCCATCGTCCCATACCCCGTCATGACCCACTGCCTGAGTTTCTCCGTGGGTCTTGCCTTCAGCCGATTGGGTGATACCTTGGCCCAGATGAGTCCAGCGCTGCTCGGCGGCCACCGCCCAACGTTGCAGCTTGCCATTGCTGCCGCCTTCATGTCACTTTTCGTGGTGGGCGCCGAACTTGTGCCCTGTCACATTGACACTGGGCTGCAGTACCAAGTGGCGCCCAGCAAGAGCTCTGACCGCGTGACCAGCGAAGATAGGAAGCGTGCCATGCAAGAGACACTGGTGCGTCTGCCAAAGGAGCCCGTCAAGCGCCGGAGCACCACCACCACGAAGGACAAAGCAACATCCAGCGACTGCACAATCCAGACAAGTCGCGAGAAAACATACTAG